A genomic stretch from Eubacterium sulci ATCC 35585 includes:
- the glnQ gene encoding glutamine ABC transporter ATP-binding protein (similar to ATP-binding component of ABC transporters) has translation MIEVKNLTKSFGGAMAVDDVSFSVQEGKVTSIIGSSGSGKSTTLRCINGLEKKDSGEIYIDGELVTENNLRAVRTKTAMVFQNFNLFNNLTVLKNITAAPINVKGMSKVEANKKAMQLLQIVGLADKKDAYPKSLSGGQKQRVAIARALAMEPEIILFDEPTSALDPEMVGEVLDVMKKLASSGMTMLIVTHEMGFAREISDQVIFMTDGKIVEEGTAEQIFTNPQNERTKAFVSSFLK, from the coding sequence ATGATTGAGGTAAAAAATTTAACTAAAAGTTTTGGCGGTGCAATGGCCGTAGATGACGTTAGCTTCTCCGTTCAGGAGGGCAAGGTCACCTCCATTATCGGCTCGTCTGGCTCTGGAAAAAGCACGACGCTTCGCTGCATAAATGGTTTGGAAAAAAAGGATTCTGGGGAAATCTACATCGATGGCGAGCTTGTCACAGAAAATAACCTCAGAGCTGTTAGGACTAAGACCGCTATGGTTTTTCAAAACTTTAACCTATTTAATAATTTGACGGTGCTAAAGAATATCACAGCAGCACCTATTAATGTCAAAGGCATGAGCAAGGTGGAAGCAAATAAGAAGGCGATGCAGCTTCTTCAAATAGTAGGACTTGCTGACAAGAAGGATGCTTATCCTAAGAGCCTGTCAGGTGGTCAAAAACAGAGGGTTGCCATAGCGCGCGCTCTAGCGATGGAACCGGAGATTATTCTCTTTGATGAGCCAACATCTGCGCTTGACCCAGAGATGGTAGGAGAGGTTTTAGATGTAATGAAAAAGCTCGCTTCCTCTGGAATGACTATGCTTATCGTTACACATGAGATGGGTTTTGCTCGCGAGATTTCTGATCAGGTTATATTTATGACTGATGGAAAAATTGTCGAGGAAGGAACTGCAGAGCAGATCTTTACAAACCCACAAAACGAAAGAACAAAGGCCTTCGTTTCAAGCTTTTTAAAGTAA
- a CDS encoding glutamine ABC transporter permease yields the protein MGLYVEGFLVALKGLPITLSVSFFALVIGVLLGLVLALMRTSEKKPLKVISGIYIEIVRGTPLIVQALVLAYGIPYFLQQHNVDFKWSVLLIPAFIVCGLNSAAYMAEVIRGGIQAVDKGQREAALSIGMTKAQVNRLIVLPQALRIVIPSFGNEFVTMIKETAVLSYVGVIEILRSAQLWNASTYNTFEAYIGAALVYLLMTIPLSKLVGALENNWKKM from the coding sequence ATGGGTTTATATGTTGAGGGCTTTCTAGTTGCGCTGAAAGGCTTGCCAATAACGCTTAGTGTGAGTTTCTTTGCACTAGTTATAGGCGTACTTCTTGGACTAGTACTAGCGCTTATGAGGACTTCGGAAAAAAAGCCCTTAAAGGTAATTTCCGGAATATATATTGAGATTGTAAGGGGAACTCCGCTGATAGTTCAGGCGCTAGTTTTAGCATACGGAATACCATACTTTCTACAGCAACACAATGTAGATTTCAAGTGGAGCGTACTTCTAATTCCAGCTTTTATAGTTTGCGGCTTAAACAGTGCTGCATATATGGCTGAGGTTATTCGTGGGGGAATACAGGCTGTTGATAAGGGTCAGCGTGAAGCGGCTCTATCAATTGGAATGACAAAGGCTCAAGTAAACAGACTAATTGTGCTTCCACAGGCCTTAAGGATAGTTATACCTTCGTTTGGTAACGAGTTTGTAACCATGATTAAGGAGACTGCAGTGCTTTCCTATGTTGGTGTCATAGAGATTCTAAGAAGTGCACAGCTGTGGAATGCCTCAACTTACAACACTTTTGAGGCGTATATAGGCGCTGCGCTAGTATACCTTTTGATGACAATTCCGCTATCAAAGCTGGTTGGTGCATTAGAAAACAATTGGAAGAAAATGTGA
- a CDS encoding glutamine ABC transporter permease has protein sequence MKGKNLLKKTVVLTVALAMVVGVTACGKKNYDNKEKKTYVVGTEPTFAPFDTTDADGNIVGFDMDLMKAIGKDQGFDVEFKSFGFDALIPAVNAKNCDVIAAGMTANEDRVKKVDFSNTYYDSGNAVLVKSDNTTIKGIDDLTPDMTVAVQIGTTGADKANELKEQGKIKDVKVNDGVDTCLLQVKNGDVDALIIDKPVADRAVKANKAFKTVGETLDAESYAFAVAKGDKELLEKINKGLENIKKDGTYEKLYKKWFEGK, from the coding sequence ATGAAAGGAAAGAATTTACTTAAGAAAACAGTAGTGCTTACAGTAGCTCTAGCGATGGTGGTTGGAGTAACAGCGTGTGGAAAAAAGAATTATGATAACAAGGAAAAGAAAACCTATGTTGTTGGTACGGAGCCGACCTTTGCACCATTTGATACAACAGATGCAGATGGAAACATCGTAGGCTTTGATATGGACCTTATGAAGGCAATTGGAAAGGATCAGGGTTTTGATGTTGAGTTTAAGTCATTTGGCTTTGATGCTCTTATCCCGGCAGTAAACGCTAAGAACTGTGATGTTATCGCAGCTGGCATGACTGCAAACGAAGATCGTGTTAAAAAGGTTGATTTCTCAAACACATACTATGACAGTGGAAATGCAGTTCTAGTAAAATCAGACAACACAACTATTAAGGGAATCGATGACCTTACTCCAGATATGACTGTTGCAGTTCAGATTGGTACAACAGGTGCAGATAAGGCAAATGAGCTAAAGGAACAGGGCAAAATCAAAGATGTTAAGGTTAACGACGGCGTAGATACATGTCTTCTTCAGGTTAAAAACGGCGACGTGGATGCTTTGATAATCGATAAGCCAGTTGCAGACCGTGCAGTTAAGGCAAACAAGGCATTCAAGACGGTTGGAGAGACTCTAGACGCTGAGTCATACGCTTTTGCAGTAGCAAAGGGCGACAAAGAACTTCTCGAAAAGATCAACAAGGGTCTTGAAAACATCAAAAAGGATGGAACATACGAGAAGCTATACAAGAAGTGGTTTGAGGGAAAATAA
- a CDS encoding peptidase M20 — protein MNEYVRKRIEEMSIDFTSVQSVVDTEGEIVMAEKIYDTMSEIDYYKKNPEKLYYIDLKDDLIGRKIVVAELNGEKKPSDKTIVLIGHFDTVGISDYGPLKEYSTQPAELIERFRELKLPEEVREDLESGKYMFGRGLFDMKSGDAIIIAIMEEISKDLANFEGNLIYAAVCDEEGNSGGMLNFVPHLVNLKKEKGYDYIAMIDTDYMAPAFPGDPMKYIYVGTVGKIMPTFYIVGKETHVGESFDGLDPNQIASQLTQRINLNPEFSDTVDGEVTLPPITLKQRDLKTEYSVQIANKAVLMLNYATHDSTPDQVLTKMKNAGHECFQQVVDTLNERYAMYCDMVGREFRKQPWVARTFTYDELYKAVKAELGDELDAKVAAYIEELKKDTTIDVRDKSLKIVDFVHDLWSDKDPILVVYFTPPYYPHIHVDDSTAKGKALIDAVNGAVASVKADPAFDYQLISKKFLPCISDLSYGAAPKDPAVIERFELNTPGYGEGKIYSLPLADMQVLDLPVVDIGTVGKDAHKYTERIETRFTFEYTPELVYQTILNLLK, from the coding sequence ATGAACGAATATGTAAGAAAGCGTATTGAGGAAATGTCCATCGACTTTACTTCAGTGCAGAGCGTTGTCGACACAGAGGGCGAAATCGTTATGGCAGAAAAGATCTACGACACCATGAGCGAGATCGATTACTATAAGAAAAACCCTGAGAAGCTTTACTACATCGACCTTAAGGACGATTTAATCGGCAGAAAGATTGTTGTTGCAGAGCTTAACGGTGAGAAGAAGCCTTCCGATAAGACTATCGTTCTCATCGGACACTTTGATACAGTTGGTATTTCCGACTACGGCCCACTTAAGGAGTACTCAACTCAGCCAGCAGAGCTAATTGAGAGATTCCGCGAGCTAAAGCTTCCTGAGGAAGTAAGAGAAGATCTTGAGTCCGGAAAGTACATGTTCGGTCGTGGACTCTTTGATATGAAGTCTGGTGATGCTATCATCATCGCTATCATGGAAGAAATCAGCAAGGATCTAGCAAACTTTGAAGGAAACCTAATCTATGCTGCAGTTTGCGACGAAGAAGGAAACTCAGGCGGAATGCTTAACTTTGTTCCTCACCTTGTTAACCTCAAGAAGGAAAAGGGCTATGACTACATAGCTATGATAGATACAGACTACATGGCACCTGCATTCCCAGGCGACCCAATGAAGTACATCTATGTAGGAACAGTTGGAAAGATCATGCCTACATTCTACATCGTAGGTAAGGAAACTCACGTAGGTGAGTCATTTGACGGACTTGACCCTAACCAGATTGCATCACAGCTAACACAGAGAATCAACCTAAATCCTGAGTTCAGCGACACAGTTGACGGAGAGGTAACACTTCCTCCTATCACACTTAAGCAGAGAGACCTCAAGACAGAGTACTCTGTACAGATTGCTAACAAGGCTGTTTTGATGCTCAACTACGCAACACACGATTCAACACCTGACCAGGTTCTAACAAAGATGAAGAACGCAGGTCATGAATGCTTCCAGCAGGTTGTTGACACACTAAACGAAAGATATGCTATGTACTGCGACATGGTAGGCAGAGAGTTCAGAAAGCAGCCATGGGTTGCAAGAACTTTCACATACGACGAGCTATACAAGGCAGTTAAGGCAGAGCTTGGAGACGAGCTAGATGCAAAGGTTGCAGCTTACATCGAGGAGCTAAAGAAGGATACTACTATTGACGTTAGAGACAAGTCACTTAAGATTGTTGACTTCGTTCACGATCTATGGTCAGATAAGGACCCTATCCTAGTAGTTTACTTCACACCACCTTACTATCCACACATCCATGTTGATGATAGCACAGCAAAGGGCAAGGCTCTTATCGATGCAGTAAACGGTGCAGTTGCAAGCGTTAAGGCTGATCCAGCATTCGATTATCAGCTAATCAGCAAGAAGTTCCTACCTTGCATTTCAGACCTAAGCTATGGTGCAGCTCCTAAGGATCCAGCAGTAATTGAGAGATTCGAGCTCAACACACCTGGTTACGGCGAAGGCAAGATTTACTCACTTCCACTAGCTGATATGCAGGTTCTTGACCTACCAGTAGTAGACATCGGAACTGTAGGAAAGGACGCTCACAAGTACACAGAGAGAATCGAGACAAGATTCACATTCGAGTACACACCTGAGCTAGTTTATCAGACAATACTTAACCTACTAAAATAG